Proteins from one Fischerella sp. PCC 9605 genomic window:
- a CDS encoding type 1 glutamine amidotransferase, with the protein MSNQQFELIVGWLYPTLMSTYGDRGNVIVLERRCQWRRYYVNVLPLDQNATADDIKSVDLIVGGGAQDRQQEIVMRDLQGAKAEAMREKIENGTPGVFTCGSPQLLGHYYEPGVGQRIQGLGILDMVSVHPGENVRRCIGNLVVEVTATRLVQDLKEMLNGATPYLIGFENHGGRTKLGKVEALGRVVYGLGNNGEDGTEGAFYQNAIATYSHGPLLPKNPFVADWLIQTALRLKYQQPITLSPINETLAMQAREVMLKRLKVNLPTPAAAKV; encoded by the coding sequence ATGAGTAATCAACAATTTGAATTAATAGTAGGTTGGTTGTATCCGACACTGATGAGTACTTATGGAGACCGTGGTAATGTCATCGTTCTAGAACGTCGTTGTCAGTGGCGGAGATACTATGTTAACGTACTGCCCCTAGATCAAAACGCTACAGCAGATGATATTAAATCAGTAGATTTAATAGTCGGAGGTGGTGCACAAGACCGTCAGCAAGAAATTGTTATGCGTGATTTGCAAGGTGCAAAAGCCGAAGCAATGCGCGAAAAAATAGAAAATGGTACACCTGGAGTGTTTACCTGTGGTTCACCACAACTTTTGGGACACTATTATGAACCAGGGGTTGGGCAGCGCATTCAAGGTTTGGGCATATTAGATATGGTATCAGTGCATCCAGGGGAAAATGTTCGGCGCTGTATTGGTAACTTGGTTGTAGAAGTCACAGCTACTCGTCTGGTGCAGGATCTCAAAGAGATGCTTAATGGTGCTACACCTTATTTAATTGGATTTGAAAATCACGGCGGACGCACAAAGCTAGGAAAAGTAGAAGCACTGGGACGCGTGGTGTATGGTCTGGGCAATAATGGTGAAGATGGCACGGAAGGAGCATTTTATCAAAATGCCATTGCTACCTATTCCCACGGTCCCCTATTACCAAAAAATCCTTTCGTTGCAGATTGGTTAATTCAAACAGCGTTACGGTTAAAGTATCAACAGCCGATTACGCTGTCACCTATAAATGAGACTTTGGCAATGCAAGCACGGGAAGTAATGTTGAAGCGCTTGAAAGTTAATCTTCCAACACCTGCTGCGGCTAAAGTTTAA
- the hetF gene encoding cell division protein HetF — translation MTQEFHISVTPVGQNDYLVRTEQVAPGVPLAEELVTWPVADWLTAAGHLMNDPLKLVLQGDAIARNSVNLVALGQQFYNALFQGTLRDSWMTAQGIAQNRQQVLRLRLGLKDTRLARLPWEVMHAGDRPVATGPYIAFSRYQSGIGGTSRLPSAMSMPLEEDGIKVLMVIASPTDQVRLHLLAEEAEKLRDLLNIQSPHGTGIELSVLEQPGREELTQALEQGRYHVLHYSGHSNVGPNGGEIYLVSSRTGLTETLTGDDLAGLLVNNNIQMAVFNSCLGAYAATSDENEETGERNLTESLVKRGIRSVLAMSERIPDQVALTLTQFFYHNLSQGYPVDMCVSRVRQGLITTYGSHQMYWALPILYLHPEFDGFLNPGVYLPESTQPYSEYNSTLTTTPARYPATADDTNMPLPIDDMMASGMTQVSSESDWLGEDTWGDLVDEIEYDDPSYAEDSAFVSDLFSQLGSPKVPNEQTSMTAELVNQDREDNLHNTEDMVSLWSQFPPDAESKQIGPAQDELAVDDSFGIDWQSTLPSSTEITLSRKAASKRRARRQFWSKVSVVGFSTIAVVVGLNWWWQNQRVSRRSDIPVVSTESPPGQNTPQINLKTDATGIITAYASEKLSSGELQNGLLAVEELLNRNALPNAKVALDFVLQQHLSDPLVNFLKGRLAWQAVQTGDKTFSIDDARRYWENAAKAKPDSLLYSNALGFAYYVEGNLNRANDSWFKALNSAVRQHNLSANSAGLPKPKEVTQDTLTAYAGLAIGLYKSSHHQPNAKREQYLNEAIKLRQMVIKDDPVNFQMDQLANNWLWPEEAIKDWKSLLQVNREVN, via the coding sequence GTGACCCAGGAATTTCACATTTCCGTAACCCCAGTAGGGCAAAATGACTACTTGGTGCGGACGGAACAAGTCGCGCCTGGGGTGCCATTGGCAGAAGAACTGGTGACTTGGCCCGTAGCTGATTGGTTGACGGCTGCTGGACATTTAATGAATGACCCGTTGAAGTTAGTGTTGCAGGGGGATGCGATCGCGCGAAACTCTGTGAACTTGGTAGCTTTAGGTCAGCAATTTTATAACGCGCTGTTTCAAGGCACTCTCAGAGATAGTTGGATGACTGCCCAAGGTATTGCTCAAAATCGCCAACAGGTACTACGCCTGCGTTTGGGATTGAAAGATACCAGGTTGGCACGTTTACCTTGGGAAGTAATGCATGCAGGTGATCGCCCAGTTGCGACAGGACCTTATATTGCTTTTTCTCGCTACCAAAGTGGAATTGGGGGGACATCTCGTCTACCATCAGCAATGTCGATGCCGTTGGAAGAAGATGGGATTAAAGTGTTGATGGTGATCGCTTCCCCCACCGATCAAGTTCGTCTGCATCTACTTGCAGAAGAAGCTGAAAAACTGCGAGATTTGCTAAACATTCAGTCACCACACGGTACTGGAATTGAACTCTCCGTACTAGAACAACCAGGACGGGAGGAATTAACGCAAGCCCTAGAACAGGGAAGATATCACGTTCTCCACTACTCTGGTCATAGTAATGTCGGGCCGAATGGCGGCGAAATTTATCTGGTCAGTAGCAGAACCGGTTTGACCGAAACCCTGACTGGTGACGATTTAGCAGGCTTGCTTGTCAATAATAATATCCAAATGGCTGTGTTTAACTCCTGCTTGGGAGCATACGCAGCAACCTCTGACGAAAACGAGGAGACGGGCGAACGTAACTTAACAGAAAGCTTGGTGAAGCGGGGCATCAGAAGCGTTTTGGCTATGTCAGAACGCATTCCCGATCAAGTCGCACTAACACTGACACAATTTTTTTACCACAACCTTTCCCAGGGATACCCTGTGGATATGTGTGTTAGTCGGGTACGCCAGGGATTAATTACTACCTATGGTTCGCACCAGATGTACTGGGCGCTACCAATATTATATCTACACCCCGAGTTTGACGGTTTTCTCAACCCAGGAGTTTATCTACCCGAAAGTACACAGCCATACAGCGAGTATAATTCAACTTTAACTACAACACCAGCAAGATATCCAGCGACAGCAGATGATACCAACATGCCTTTACCCATCGACGATATGATGGCTTCGGGTATGACGCAGGTTTCTTCTGAGTCAGACTGGTTGGGTGAAGATACTTGGGGCGATTTGGTAGATGAAATAGAGTACGATGACCCAAGCTATGCAGAAGATTCTGCATTCGTTTCGGATCTGTTTAGCCAGCTAGGTAGCCCAAAAGTTCCCAACGAGCAAACTTCAATGACTGCGGAACTAGTAAATCAAGATAGAGAGGATAATCTTCACAATACAGAAGATATGGTTTCGCTGTGGAGTCAATTTCCACCAGATGCAGAGAGCAAGCAAATTGGGCCAGCACAAGATGAACTAGCCGTTGATGATAGTTTTGGCATAGACTGGCAAAGTACTTTACCTTCATCAACTGAAATTACTCTATCTCGAAAAGCGGCTTCCAAACGACGCGCTAGACGACAGTTTTGGTCTAAAGTTAGCGTTGTCGGATTTAGTACAATCGCAGTGGTTGTCGGTTTGAATTGGTGGTGGCAAAATCAAAGAGTGTCAAGACGATCTGATATACCAGTAGTTTCTACCGAGTCTCCACCCGGGCAAAACACTCCACAAATCAATCTAAAAACCGATGCAACCGGAATTATCACTGCCTACGCTAGCGAAAAATTGAGCAGTGGTGAATTGCAAAATGGGCTGTTAGCAGTAGAAGAACTTCTTAATCGTAATGCTCTTCCTAATGCTAAGGTGGCCCTGGATTTTGTTCTCCAGCAGCATTTGAGCGATCCGCTTGTAAACTTTTTGAAAGGGCGGTTAGCGTGGCAAGCTGTCCAAACAGGGGACAAAACATTTAGCATCGATGATGCTCGTCGTTACTGGGAAAATGCCGCAAAAGCCAAACCAGATTCGCTTTTATATTCTAATGCTTTAGGTTTTGCTTATTATGTAGAAGGTAATCTCAATCGCGCTAACGATTCTTGGTTCAAGGCTTTGAATTCAGCGGTCAGACAGCATAATCTATCTGCCAATTCCGCAGGATTACCGAAACCCAAGGAAGTAACCCAAGATACTTTAACAGCTTATGCAGGCTTAGCGATCGGGCTATATAAATCTTCACATCATCAACCAAATGCTAAACGAGAGCAATATTTAAATGAAGCAATTAAGTTGCGGCAAATGGTAATAAAAGACGATCCAGTCAATTTTCAAATGGATCAATTGGCTAATAATTGGCTATGGCCAGAGGAGGCAATTAAAGATTGGAAATCTCTTCTCCAAGTAAATAGAGAAGTAAATTAA
- a CDS encoding DUF1611 domain-containing protein has translation MRLPLNQRVAILLHEGIKGTRGKTGLSLLRYSEAPIVVVIDRECPGESLSALTGIQRDVPIVASTTAALEYKPQVLVIGIAPLGGVVPDDYWHDIKDALAAGMSLVNGLHAPLSTLPDLKALLKPGQLIWDVRKEPPNLGIAIGIARTLPCRRVLTVGTDMAVGKMSTSLELHWASRLRGWRSKFLATGQTGIMLEGDGVPLDAVRVDFAAGAVEQMVMRYGKNYDILHIEGQGSLLHPSSTATLPLIRGSQPTQMILVHRAGQTEVVNGVLIPPLPDVIELYETVASAAGAFGHVPIAAIALNTRHLNEAEAKKAIAQTETETGLACTDPVRFGAGRLLDAVMQN, from the coding sequence GTGCGTCTGCCGCTTAATCAAAGGGTAGCTATTTTATTGCATGAGGGAATAAAGGGAACTCGTGGTAAAACTGGGTTATCACTCTTACGTTACAGTGAAGCCCCAATCGTAGTAGTAATTGATCGCGAGTGCCCAGGAGAATCTTTATCGGCATTAACGGGTATTCAGCGTGATGTACCAATAGTCGCATCAACTACAGCAGCGCTGGAGTACAAACCACAAGTATTAGTAATTGGCATTGCCCCCCTAGGTGGTGTTGTGCCAGATGATTATTGGCATGATATCAAGGATGCCCTCGCTGCGGGAATGTCGTTAGTCAATGGTTTGCACGCACCATTATCAACTCTGCCAGATTTAAAGGCACTTCTGAAACCAGGACAATTGATTTGGGATGTGCGGAAAGAACCGCCTAACTTAGGCATTGCTATTGGTATTGCCCGTACCCTCCCCTGTCGGCGAGTGTTAACTGTGGGAACCGATATGGCAGTTGGCAAAATGTCAACTAGCTTAGAGTTACATTGGGCATCACGACTGCGGGGCTGGCGTTCTAAGTTCTTAGCAACAGGGCAAACTGGCATAATGTTAGAGGGGGATGGTGTGCCATTGGATGCCGTGCGTGTGGACTTTGCCGCTGGTGCAGTGGAACAGATGGTGATGCGCTATGGCAAAAACTACGACATTCTCCATATAGAAGGACAAGGTTCGTTACTACACCCAAGTTCCACAGCAACACTGCCCTTGATACGCGGTTCCCAACCAACGCAGATGATACTGGTACATCGGGCAGGGCAAACTGAAGTAGTCAATGGTGTGCTAATTCCGCCCTTACCAGATGTGATCGAGCTTTATGAAACTGTTGCCAGTGCTGCTGGTGCTTTTGGACATGTACCTATCGCAGCGATCGCACTGAACACCCGTCATTTAAACGAAGCGGAAGCAAAAAAAGCGATCGCTCAAACTGAAACAGAAACTGGGTTGGCTTGTACCGATCCGGTGCGCTTTGGTGCTGGCAGATTGTTAGACGCAGTGATGCAGAATTGA
- a CDS encoding dipeptide epimerase, which produces MQIEVEIFTVNKRFPLTISRGTTAQTKNVWVKIFHDGIEGWGEASPFSVGNHPQSTAIIKDFLEQITPTLQVFNPLQRQQIEQFLITAKIPSAVRAALDMALHDWLGKRVGLPLWQIWGLDRNLIVPTSVTIGINSPEGARARVRNWLQFVDVRVFKVKLGSPDGIDADRQMLMAVRQEAPTQELCVDANGGWSLEDAIQMCSWLADLGIKYVEQPLSQGQEKSLAELKARSPLPIFVDESCFTSADIPRLANFVDGINIKLMKSGGLSEAMRMVHTARANGLQVMFGCYSDSTLLNTAAAQLAPLADYLDLDSHLNLIDDPFIGAFVQEGRVLPNDLPGLGVQRSASAA; this is translated from the coding sequence ATGCAAATTGAGGTGGAAATCTTTACGGTAAACAAGCGGTTTCCCCTGACTATTAGTCGTGGCACAACTGCACAGACAAAGAATGTATGGGTGAAGATTTTCCATGATGGCATCGAAGGCTGGGGAGAAGCATCGCCGTTTAGTGTAGGTAATCATCCGCAGTCAACGGCAATAATCAAAGATTTTTTGGAACAAATTACGCCTACTTTACAGGTATTCAACCCGTTGCAGCGGCAGCAAATAGAGCAATTTTTAATCACAGCAAAAATTCCTTCCGCAGTTAGGGCAGCATTAGATATGGCACTGCACGACTGGTTGGGAAAGCGCGTCGGTTTACCGCTGTGGCAAATATGGGGGCTGGATAGAAATCTGATAGTACCAACTTCGGTGACTATTGGCATTAATTCACCAGAAGGGGCAAGGGCAAGGGTGCGGAATTGGTTGCAATTTGTCGATGTGCGTGTTTTCAAGGTGAAATTGGGTAGCCCGGATGGTATTGATGCCGATCGCCAAATGTTAATGGCAGTGCGACAAGAAGCACCCACGCAAGAATTGTGCGTTGATGCCAATGGGGGTTGGAGTTTAGAGGACGCCATCCAAATGTGTAGTTGGCTGGCTGATTTGGGTATAAAGTATGTAGAACAGCCGTTGTCACAAGGTCAGGAGAAAAGCTTGGCAGAATTAAAAGCGCGATCGCCCCTACCCATTTTTGTTGATGAAAGTTGTTTCACTAGCGCTGATATTCCTCGATTGGCAAATTTTGTCGATGGTATTAATATCAAGCTAATGAAATCAGGGGGGTTAAGCGAGGCAATGCGGATGGTACATACAGCCCGTGCTAATGGGTTGCAAGTCATGTTCGGTTGCTATTCTGACAGTACGCTTCTCAATACGGCTGCGGCACAATTAGCGCCATTAGCTGATTATTTAGATTTAGACAGTCACCTCAATTTAATTGACGACCCCTTTATCGGGGCATTTGTGCAAGAGGGAAGAGTTTTGCCAAACGATTTACCAGGCTTGGGGGTACAACGCAGTGCGTCTGCCGCTTAA